A section of the Amblyomma americanum isolate KBUSLIRL-KWMA chromosome 2, ASM5285725v1, whole genome shotgun sequence genome encodes:
- the LOC144119521 gene encoding uncharacterized protein LOC144119521, with product MTTDLFKRTAANGMNPPARLRNTSSDPFRVATFCLTVFGVHIDDTSTFTVSLPTRVLHISLSVLTVLMTNLFLLEHLVSYLHGLSGWVYTKWLVAAVTAALTAVTVIARGSSVRQIAAFYRTNFIPWRTRAKTVARIKSTLVIVVIWAFILANAFDFAANGIEEDEKIYAFFSGSSFVNGTFTPDQDPVRAGFLRLDAFIRWFFMLGPTCFGIFLYTFMTELAAGNMDHLKNYILTLKHSDHDDPAETVRQIRDLYFHQASTAHELDSAFSGLVLLWYAMCIAFTLANIRGAYLGAFPPQPFGGRAVFAILLEAFPLYCVFVGLTMAASDFHDATMEVLTQVEAFTAILGKRYQLQQATFFLANMCIASVGLNPPRLTVGRLFAIRRLLLAVLVVLFVAAAVISARMARDRGD from the exons ATGACTACCGACCTCTTCAAGCGCACCGCCGCCAACGGCATGAACCCGCCGGCGAGGCTGCGCAACACCAGCTCCGACCCATTCCGCGTGGCGACATTCTGCCTCACCGTGTTCGGAGTGCACATCGATGACACCAGCACCTTCACTGTCTCGCTCCCTACGAGGGTGCTGCACATTTCCCTCTCGGTGCTGACCGTGCTCATGACCAACCTGTTCCTCCTGGAACACCTGGTCAGCTACCTGCACGGCCTCTCGGGATGGGTCTACACCAAATGGCTGGTGGCTGCGGTCACCGCAGCGCTCACGGCGGTCACTGTCATCGCCAGGGGGTCCAGCGTCAGGCAGATTGCGGCCTTCTACCGCACCAACTTCATACCGTGGAGGACGCGCGCCAAGACTGTGGCCCGGATCAAGTCCACGCTGGTCATCGTGGTGATCTGGGCATTCATCCTCGCCAACGCCTTCGACTTTGCTGCCAACGGCATCGAGGAGGATGAGAAGATATACGCTTTCTTCTCCGGTTCGTCTTTCGTCAATGGGACGTTCACTCCGGATCAGGACCCTGTCAGGGCTGGGTTCCTGCGCCTGGACGCCTTCATTCGCTGGTTCTTCATGCTTG GCCCCACGTGCTTTGGAATCTTCTTGTACACCTTCATGACGGAACTGGCGGCTGGAAACATGGACCACCTGAAGAACTACATCCTCACACTCAAGCACTCGGACCACGACGACCCTGCCGAGACGGTGCGTCAGATCCGGGACCTGTACTTCCACCAGGCCAGCACGGCGCACGAGCTGGACTCGGCGTTCAGCGGCCTCGTGCTGCTCTGGTACGCCATGTGCATCGCCTTCACGCTGGCCAACATCCGGGGCGCCTACCTGGGCGCTTTCCCGCCTCAGCCCTTCGGAGGCCGCGCCGTGTTCGCCATTCTGCTCGAGGCCTTCCCCCTGTACTGCGTATTCGTGGGGCTCACGATGGCAGCCTCCGACTTCCACGACGCCACCATGGAGGTTCTCACGCAGGTCGAGGCgttcacggccatcctgggaaagCGCTACCAACTGCAGCAGGCCACCTTCTTCCTGGCCAACATGTGCATCGCCTCGGTGGGCCTCAATCCTCCAAGGCTCACCGTCGGCCGCCTGTTCGCCATTCGCCGGCTGCTGCTCGCCGTACTCGTCGTCTTGTTCGTCGCCGCAGCGGTAATCTCCGCAAGGATGGCGCGCGACAGGGGAGACTAG